GGAGAAGCAAAAACTTGGAAGTATAGAAAGTATAGGACTTCGTGTCATGCCATTCCTTTTAAGTCTCAAGGTCTATGTTTCACAATTATATATATCTACGGGGGCTAACAGTGAGGATTAACAGCGATAACAAAGATGAAGTAATAAGCCCAAGAAGGCTAGTAGATGACCTGTCAATTGCTTGCACCTGAGACAAACTCGGGAGTTTCAAGGGTCCCGCCTTTCAGTGAGCATGCGCAGTGGGGACCTGGGTATATATCATCACTTCAAAGGTGGGAAATAGAACGAGGAACTCGGGAATCTGAGAGGTGATGGGGCTGTACCTCGACCGGCTGCACGTCCACGGTTTTCCGCCGCCGGCTCCCGGCCACCATCTCCTCGTCGTCCTTCTCTTCATCGCTGTGTTTAAGCTCTGTCGCGGGGGAGGCGGCAAAAACGCTCTCTAGACTAGGACGGTTTCTTTTGCGGACGGACACCCGCCTGCGGATGCGGGAACCACCTTCGTCCATGGCAGGGCCTGAGAGTCCAGCCCCAACTTCTTTTCCCGTGACCCAGCCGCCAACCCCCTAGTGGAGGGGTAAGTGCAGCAACAAGGGGAGGGTAGCAACAGGTGGAAGCTGCGAACCCCTCTCCATCCACCTTGGGGAAGGACCGCTTTGAGACCGGAAGCGGAGGCACCAACCTGGGAGCCCGCCCTCTCCTCCTCCAATCGTTAAGTGTGCTGGGCTGGCGGCTCGCCAagcggtggggggcgggggtgaggagaaagggaaggtacTGCGCGGGCGTATTGAAAACCCCACCCACTCTTTGAGTCCCGGCAAACTGCGGAACCTGTGAACCGAGTCCGCGGGCCTCTGGGGGAAGTACACCGGAAGGGACTTGTCAGGACGTTTTTGGAAACaggaaaggaaggggaggagcaAGGAACCATGGctgctgtgctaggtctttgcgGTGGGCTAGGGAAGAGAAAGTTTACGCGTTTCCCAACGGCTTTTGTCTGCCTCACAAATTCCGGGACTCGTGCAGGTAAAGTCTCCATATCCTATGCTCTTCTGTAGCACTGCAGCGGTTGGTTTAGGTCTAGTTAGGTCGTTGGAGTCGTCGCTGTTAGCTAAAGGACGCTGGTGTTTAGGCGATTGTTTCGCCAATAGAAGTGGGCATCAGTAATGGCCCGTATTTAAATGACTAGTATTTTAAAGCTGAAGAGGGCACGAGATGTCGTCCAGTACAGTGTTTTAACGTACGAAGAGCGATTCCCAAAAAGAGGCAAGGACTTGCCCAAGATCTTCAGGTAGACTTAGTAAGGAAGGAGCATTTTCAGAGTCACCTAGCAGCAAATCGCAGATATCCGAGGGCCCCAGATCAGGGCGAAATTGTGACATAGGCCACGGAATATATCACTTCTGCACTTTTAtctgctttgtgcttttttttgtAGAGTCTGTTTTCACTCTCCCTTTGGCATGACAATGCCTTTCAGTTTGCATTAAAATCTGTCTTTACCCACggagagaagggaaaataaatttcaagaacAGGTGAGAGGTTGTATGGCTAGGGGTATATATGCCGTTTTCCCAACGCcccagaaaacatttttatcctAAGTCTACCACTGTCTCAAACCTAAAGGccctttattttactttgttagTAATAATGATATAAACCTTTTACATTGTGTCCCTTAGTGCATCTTGCCTCAACAGAAACACAATCTTTCCTTAGCTGCTGAGCTAACAAAAAGTTTGTTGCTGTTTCTGTTTAATTGCAGTGCTGTGGAGAAGTTGTTCACAATGTAAACAGGTAACCAGCAGTGAGGACCTGGTaagaatttttcttcttccttttaataaGGCATTTGCAACTAAGACCAGATTATGTCTTAGCTGTTTGAATAGAGTTCAGCTGAAGGACAAAGATGATAATTAATCTGAGTTTGAAAATTGTAATTTATTGATGAGTAGTCACTTAAGTGAACTTTGAAGTAAGAGAATTCCTAGATTCTTAGCAAGAAGCATGACTTCTGTAACACCGTATTTTCCTTTCTAGATACGTGCTTTGGGAATTTATAAAGGTAGTTGTGATGCATGCTGTACTTGCAGGAAGCCCAACAAAGGGGTTCTACAAACTTTACCCATACCTTGACTCCCTGTCCTCATTTCAAATTCAATTCTATTTTTATCTTAGTCATTAAAGGTTTATGTCAGGACGTTAAATAGTTTCTTCTAAACTGTAGATGTATGTTTTTTTATGGATTTCAAGTAGTAGCATTGGATTTAGGCCGTATAGCTTTTCTTGCTACATACAAAGACAATTTGATACTAGTTAGACCacgtaacggagaaggcaatggcaccccactccagtacttttgcctggaaaatcccatggacggaggagcctggtaggctgcagtccatggggtcgctacagtcggacacaactgagcaacttcactttcacttttcactttcatgcactggagaaggaaatggcaacccactccagtattcttgcctggagaatgccagggatggggaagcctggtgggctgccatctatggggtcgcacagagtcggacacgactgcagtgacttagcagcagcagcagaccgcatgaaggagaaggaaatggcaacccactccagtattcttgcctggagaatcccagggatgggggagcctggtgggctgccgtctatggggtcacagagtcagacacgactgaagcgacttagcagcagcagaccacatTAAACACATAGAGAAGGGATAGTCATTACACGTGAGTTGAATGTAAGTTGAATTAGGAACATTTGAGGAATTGGAAGAAACGAAGGAACTCCTCTAGTCCCTTTGAGCATCCATCTTGGTCATCTAATTCACACCATAGTTAAGAGAGTAAATGAAATTACTAGAGCTTCTCTTTGGGTCCTTAAATCCCAGTGAGACTCATGAAAGCTAAGGGTTCCTCAGAAAAAGGCACAAAGCCCCATTTATTTGAAGTTTTGCATACAACTACAGGGGTTCAAGACTTCAAAGCCATTTCTAGATTCAGAATCTGTATACTGGAGACACCTAAAGTGATTTTAGGACTGAGGCTTTGTGATGGAAGCTTTAGAAGCAGTAGTgaacaaagaaaaaccaaaaaggcTGACACAAACTTATAAAACAGCCTGGGACTGTTTTAAATTGTTATGAAACAATTTTACACTACTATAAAATTGCAGTAAAAGAATAAACTTGTAGTATTACAGTAGGCTGTGGGCATACTGGGCCTCCCAGGCGGTGACAGAGGCAAAGAACCcgccggccagtgcaggagacagagagagatgtgggttccatccctgggtcaggaagacccgctggaggaggacatggcaacccactccagtattcttgcgtggagaatcccatgggcagaggagccctgcagactacagtccatgggtcacaaagagttggacatgattgcagtaacttagcacacacatggagGCATTGTCTTTTTGTAACACAAAAATAATCAGTAAAACATCTAGAGAAATATAGGGATGGATTTAGAGATACTATACTAGTTTAAGAATTGCATATGTTATCTGTTGTGCTGTTTTTCTTAAGTATAAGAATTTTTAGTCACCTAACAATCTGGGCAAAGCATTTTTAATCACTTATTGAAGATTTTTTTGCCTCCGATAAACCCCTTTTCCCCCCAgattgtatttttcacagaattgtcCTCCGTCAATTAATCCCTCCTTCGCCAAACTAAAACAAGATACTTgtacaaaatatatatgaatactcTCAAACTTTAAAATGGTCTTTTTCAGAAATAACTGCTTTTCTTTTGTAAGCCAAACtgttgttatttattcattttaacagTAAGAAAGGTACAACTAATCCCTTGGAGAGATTTAAATGTGGTACCCTAAGATTATTTTGATTCAAAGTTAACacaaaaaacattttcagatttttgttttttttcctttatgctaGCCTATTCCAATGGAAAATCCTTACAAGGAGCCTCTGAAAAAATGTATCTTGTGTGAAAAACGTGTAGATTATAAGAATGTACAGGTGAGATCTGGTTTTACTTCACTGTGATACTTGATTTGGGACTTTTGCTCTTTTATTAATACAGTAGAGAAGCAGGTCAGTTTTTATAATAGGCTTTGTGTAGGGGTGACTGTTTCAGCAGCTTTGTAACTTCAAATCTGGTTATACTTGCGTGGATAAGGCATCTGTTTTATTCAAATCGGAACCTCTGGGCTGTCCTTCATTGACTCTTAATCATCTCAGTGTGTCTTGTTTTTTCTTCGCCCCAAACCTCTGAACAGTAGCTCCCTGTGGCAGTGATTCTCAGTCGGTGGGGTTGAGTAGTTAGGGAAAAGCTCCTGTGTTGAAGTTGATATCTTACCTCACCACCAGTATCgctattttgaattcattttatcTGTGGTCGAGCGCTCAGCAGATTAAAAGTGGCAAATGTGGGGGAGGAGATGGTGTCGGAGTTAAGTGTACTGACAGTAGTATACAGTGATAGCTTCTTTGGTGGGAGAAAGCCCAAGAAACTGTAAAATGCAAGTGTTAGGATTAATCAAACAGAAGTAGCAGCAAATGGCCTGATACACCTGTACATCTTGAAGACCTCACTGTAGTCTGATATTATGGGATAGTCTATCACGACAGATGGAATGTTCTGTACCTTGTTGTAAGCAGCAGTGGTTTAGAAAAGTTATCTGTggaaaagtgaagaaaacagTTTTAGCACTGAAAGAACATGCTCATTAATCTGTTGTATAGACTTTTTTTTGACATACTGAGGAAGAGATGTTAATTTTCACAATTactttggttattttaaatagaatgaacatagttcagtgtttttattcatatttttgaagTTTGTCTAAAATTTATTAATCAGCCTTTTATAGCTTGAAGGTGATATAAGTTTTGTGTTTTGAAATTTATACAAGGTTGAATAACAAGTGTATTaacataaaatgtttttcctttccaaatataCCTCAAACCAGCTTTTATCCCagtttatttctccatttacTGGATGCATTTATGGAAGGCACATAACaggtattttgttttctattacaGCAACTTAAATGTAGATGTCTACTCCtgttattcaaaaaaaaaactggcagatTTTCAAATATTGCCACAAATTACTATTAGACCAAAAACTATGGGTACTTTGAGAAAGTCTCGTCTGAGGCCAAAAGGGTAATTATTTTGCATATCTTCTTATACTCAGTTAACTACAGGGTGACAACATGTAGAGAACTCGGGCTTTGCTGTTTGGGAAGACGTTGTAGTCATCCTCAGGCTCTCATTTAAACCAGGGGCCTACTGCCTACAGGCCAAATCAGATCTGCCACTTGCTAAATGGCTAAGTTTCCACAATTTCTGAGCTACAAGAGCAGAATTGATGATGACAGAGACTGTGTGGCCCACAAAGCCCACGATACTTACTCTCAGGCTCTATACAGTTTTCCAGTCCTTCTGTGACATAATTGTCATGCATTTTGAATATTGGTATTTTTTTATGAATaagaaagtattttcttttataggtCTTTGTgggaagaaacaaagagaaatcaCAAAAGCAATTAAGAGAGCTCAAATATTGGGTAAGAGCATCTGAAAAGCTGAATTATGCTAAGCAAGATTTTCCTCATTGTCTTTTGTGAAGAACTTTCATTCTCTCTTCACAGGGTTTATGCCAGTTACATACAAGGATCCTGCCTATCTCAAAGACCCTAAAGTTTGTAACATCAGATATAGGGAGTAAATTATATAAAGTTATCAtcaataaatgtattttgcaATAAGTCGTTGTGTGGTGCTAATACTGGCTCAAACTACTTAAACTATAAGATTTAATAACCACTGAGTAGAAAAACTAACAGGCTAAATCTTGTCAAACTATAAAGTATTAAGTTTTTAATTCTTATAGTAATTTGGAATAATGAGGAAAGCGTTTCAGGAGGGAAGCTTCCTCTTCATATCAGAATGTTCACTAGGTAAAacagattatttaaaatgttaatacttGTCAcatttacatacacatatattttaaaatgttaacacttGTTACATTTAACGTACACATACACTTAAAAAATTGTTACTGTGGGGTCTTCACTTAAATCTGGCCCCCCAGACAGTTCATACAACACACTGCAGACAATGCGATGTCACACACGGCAGGGCTGACTTGCACTGGACTTGACTTTATGCCCAGACTCCGTGTTATAAACAGGATTGTAGAGTATGGGTGCAGGACAGTGGAATGCTTACGTCATGGACAAATCCCACAGGACAGGGTGTAGGTTTGAAATTGTTAAGATTTCCTAACAAGCAGATAAGCCTGAGTAGGACCAGGCGTCTTCTCTCTGCAGAGATGTCACTTGGGGATGGACAGTGGTGCAGTCCATCACAGGACCCAACACTCAGCTCTGGACTAGTCTATCATAAACTAGAAGTGTCCTCTAAATAAGCCAATCCATAGGCATCTGTGCTATGTCTCATTCCAGTAATACAAACAAATCCCCAAATGACAgagaataatgagaaaaaaatgtcttacaagcattctttttctccttttcattccctgaAGGATGGGACAtcaagcttattttaaaattagggtTCAGACAGAACCCTATTTCCTCTGTCCTGCGCTTCTTATGTAACCAGTAAAGCAAACCCAGCAACTCATGATTTGCACACATCATCCCAGGTACTATGTGGATTCCATAAGCACCCCACAGCAACTAATGTATGTTAGCacataaataaaagatgacaGCACATTCATAGCTAATATAGAAAAACCATCACTTAGGAGTCGCTGATGGAAGAGCAATGGTCAATGTGTGGGTTCAGCATTTCAGCCAGAGAGTAAAACATGAAGGCTTCATGTGATATGTCTTCATGGGAGATTCTGTTACAGAAAAGACATACAAAAACCAAACCATAAGAGTGCTCTTAACCAACCTCCACTAACCAACTCACTGAACaggggctttgctgctgctgctaagtcacttcagtcgtgtctgactctgtgcgaccccatagatggcaacccaccaggctccgccgtccctgggattctccaggcaagaacactggagtgggctgccatttccttctccaatgcatgaaagtgaagtcgctcagtcgtgcccgactcttagcgaccccatggactgcagcctaccaggctcctccatccatgggattttccaggcaagagtactggagtggggtgccactgccttctcgaACACGGGCTTTACATCCTCTTTAAAAACCACAAAGAAGCCTACAACTCTCTTTTATTTGTTGAGATCTGTATTACCAAGATTTTTTTTGTTCCCAGACCTGTGTCAGTTCTGTTTTTGTACTGATGAATATAAGCATTAAAAAGaagttattattaaaatgaaaaccaactAAAATGCTTTGAGACCTGATTAAAGACAACTAGCTTTAAGAAAGTCAAATTAGGTATGGTTAAGACAAATAAGATTGGGAATGGGAAATGAAAAACCCTAGTAGCATTTTGTACTTAGGCTGCTTTgcaaatttctttaaagaatctAAAACTGGGACTTACATAAGTAATGGGTGTGATTTACATAGGAACTCcaatagtgttagttgctcagttgtgttcaattctttgtgaccccatggactgtagaatgccaggcttctctgtgcatgtaattctccaggcaagaatactagaatgggtactcttcccttctccaggggatcttcccaaccca
This is a stretch of genomic DNA from Bos mutus isolate GX-2022 chromosome 6, NWIPB_WYAK_1.1, whole genome shotgun sequence. It encodes these proteins:
- the MRPS18C gene encoding small ribosomal subunit protein bS18m, whose product is MAAVLGLCGGLGKRKFTRFPTAFVCLTNSGTRAVLWRSCSQCKQVTSSEDLPIPMENPYKEPLKKCILCEKRVDYKNVQLLSQFISPFTGCIYGRHITGLCGKKQREITKAIKRAQILGFMPVTYKDPAYLKDPKVCNIRYRE